From a single Candidatus Binatia bacterium genomic region:
- a CDS encoding outer membrane beta-barrel protein, translating to MNKFERGAWLVGVAVLAMSLSVGMARAEHHSDDPFNRPGPYVGLGASWMVEGFQDRTASGDFGNSWGGNARFGYRLHEIFGLEGIYEYGDDFGAHQVVPEGARIRTHSFSVNGKLIVPVGRFNPYLMGGVGFLNADADRSISSRSNWDADGTSFMGRFGGGVDLWATENIALYVDAAYTIPVDEVSDLNHFSLGWGAKYAF from the coding sequence GTGAACAAGTTCGAGAGAGGGGCGTGGCTCGTCGGTGTCGCCGTGCTCGCGATGTCGTTGTCGGTAGGGATGGCGCGCGCCGAGCACCACAGCGACGATCCGTTCAACCGTCCAGGTCCGTACGTCGGTCTCGGTGCGAGCTGGATGGTCGAAGGCTTCCAGGACCGGACGGCAAGCGGAGACTTCGGCAACTCGTGGGGCGGCAACGCGCGCTTCGGCTACCGTCTGCACGAGATCTTCGGGCTCGAAGGCATCTACGAGTACGGCGACGACTTCGGCGCGCACCAGGTCGTGCCCGAGGGCGCGCGCATCCGCACGCACTCGTTCAGCGTCAATGGCAAGCTGATCGTCCCGGTCGGGCGCTTCAATCCGTACTTGATGGGCGGCGTCGGCTTCCTCAACGCGGACGCAGACCGTTCGATCTCGAGCCGCAGCAACTGGGATGCAGACGGCACGAGCTTCATGGGCCGCTTCGGCGGCGGCGTCGACCTGTGGGCGACGGAGAACATCGCGCTCTACGTCGACGCGGCCTACACCATCCCGGTCGACGAGGTCTCGGACCTGAACCACTTCTCGCTCGGCTGGGGCGCGAAGTACGCGTTCTGA
- a CDS encoding radical SAM protein produces MPDDSAPPRKRTLVLMEPPFCFWDRSMDRLREGEETIPGIGILILAALAREKGYDVHVVDAKRAGTTNEDAAERAIALKPDYLGISCTTISVTNGSRVAAQVKASLPGCVTILGGAHVSAIPERTLEKFPSFDYGIVGEGEHSLFELLARLEQGRDVRDVPGLAYRDPERNGAVRANPRAAYIEDLDALPMPAWDLVPNFPHAFAPSMFNYRRSPVGTMITQRGCPFSCTFCDRSTSGRRGRWHSVEYVVRMLRQMGDYGVKHILFYDDLFTVNKQRVRQLCEAMLDYKLDFTWSCNSHPNLLDPETMALMRRAGCWQIAYGIESGSQRVLNHVKHEVKIDRLLKTLHMTREAGLKIKGLMMCAHPTETVESLAETNRFLRTAPLDLMQLTKFTPYPGTPSYPTIHEYGTFVEDWENMNAMNFVFIPNGLDVPTLEYWFHRMYRTFYTRPDVLLGLAKVVLEEPRFLGRLRGYAGPYMAGALRRMWQSWRPPAETATPRAAA; encoded by the coding sequence ATGCCCGACGACTCCGCGCCGCCGCGCAAGCGAACGCTGGTCCTGATGGAGCCGCCGTTCTGCTTCTGGGACCGCAGCATGGACCGCCTGCGCGAGGGCGAGGAGACGATCCCGGGGATCGGCATCCTGATCCTCGCCGCGCTCGCGCGCGAGAAGGGCTACGACGTCCACGTCGTCGACGCGAAGCGCGCCGGCACGACGAACGAGGACGCGGCGGAACGCGCCATCGCCCTCAAGCCGGACTACCTCGGCATCTCGTGCACGACGATCTCGGTGACGAACGGCAGCCGCGTCGCCGCGCAGGTGAAGGCGTCACTACCGGGCTGCGTGACGATCCTCGGCGGCGCGCACGTCAGCGCGATTCCCGAGCGGACGCTCGAGAAGTTCCCGTCGTTCGACTACGGGATCGTCGGCGAGGGCGAGCACTCGCTGTTCGAGCTGCTCGCGCGTCTCGAGCAGGGACGCGACGTCCGCGACGTCCCCGGGCTCGCCTACCGCGATCCCGAGCGCAACGGCGCGGTGCGGGCGAACCCGCGGGCCGCGTACATCGAGGATCTCGACGCTCTGCCGATGCCGGCGTGGGACCTGGTGCCGAACTTCCCGCACGCGTTCGCGCCGTCGATGTTCAACTACCGGCGCAGCCCGGTGGGGACGATGATCACGCAGCGCGGCTGCCCATTCTCGTGCACGTTCTGCGATCGCTCGACCTCGGGACGGCGCGGTCGCTGGCATTCGGTCGAGTACGTCGTGCGGATGCTGCGCCAGATGGGCGACTACGGCGTCAAGCACATCCTGTTCTACGACGACCTGTTCACGGTCAACAAGCAGCGCGTCCGCCAGCTCTGCGAGGCGATGCTCGACTACAAGCTCGACTTCACCTGGAGCTGCAACAGCCACCCGAACCTGCTCGATCCCGAGACCATGGCGCTGATGCGTCGCGCCGGGTGTTGGCAGATCGCCTACGGCATCGAGTCGGGCTCGCAGCGCGTGCTGAACCACGTCAAGCATGAAGTCAAGATCGATCGGCTGCTGAAGACCCTGCACATGACGCGCGAAGCCGGGCTCAAGATCAAGGGCCTCATGATGTGCGCGCACCCGACGGAGACCGTCGAGAGCCTGGCCGAGACCAACCGCTTCCTCCGCACGGCGCCGCTCGATCTGATGCAGCTCACCAAGTTCACGCCGTACCCCGGGACGCCGTCCTACCCGACGATCCACGAGTACGGCACGTTCGTCGAGGACTGGGAGAACATGAACGCGATGAACTTCGTGTTCATCCCGAACGGGCTCGACGTGCCGACGCTCGAGTACTGGTTCCACCGCATGTACCGGACGTTCTACACGCGGCCCGACGTCCTGCTCGGGCTCGCCAAGGTCGTGCTCGAGGAGCCGCGCTTCCTCGGTCGGCTACGCGGCTACGCCGGACCGTACATGGCCGGCGCGCTGCGACGCATGTGGCAATCGTGGCGCCCGCCGGCGGAGACGGCGACGCCGCGGGCCGCTGCCTGA
- a CDS encoding RNA-binding S4 domain-containing protein → MSSPSDADAVRIDRWLLAARIFKTRSLCVGACEGGKVDVNGQTASAHKLVRVGDRVHVTTPAGKRQLIVRGLGIRRLDAESARALYEDVTPPPSPEEIERRRFAPPEIRDPGTGRPTKRDRRELQRLRRGF, encoded by the coding sequence GTGTCCTCCCCCAGCGACGCCGACGCCGTACGCATCGACCGCTGGCTGCTCGCCGCGCGGATCTTCAAGACGCGCAGCCTGTGCGTCGGTGCGTGCGAGGGCGGCAAGGTCGACGTCAACGGCCAGACGGCGAGCGCGCACAAGCTGGTGCGCGTGGGCGATCGCGTGCACGTGACCACGCCCGCCGGCAAGCGCCAGCTCATCGTCCGCGGGCTCGGCATCCGGCGGCTCGACGCCGAGAGCGCCCGCGCGCTCTACGAGGACGTGACCCCGCCGCCCTCGCCCGAGGAGATCGAGCGCCGTCGCTTCGCGCCGCCCGAGATCCGCGATCCGGGAACCGGCCGGCCGACCAAGCGCGACCGCCGCGAGCTGCAGCGCCTGCGCCGCGGGTTCTGA
- a CDS encoding ABC transporter permease, translating to MTAGVIALVVVASTLFLGLISSLKRTLVVSGHPLNLVVMRKGSDNDGSSQLSLEVYQAIRFLDGIARDENDQPLVSPELVVQPFLRTRDGGRENVLARGVEPMALKVHDKVKIIAGRMLNPSSGEAIVGVGVASRYAGAELGNELVFGRGRWKVVGIFEADGSSFESEVWVDVRELANDAKRPFPYSGIRLRAASPADLERLEKRIDDDPRYAIEAELETDYYAKQSESANSLYILVIGIAVLAGIGAGFGAANTMYAAVQARTAEIGTLRALGFSRGSILLAFQLEAICLALLGFLLGAGLALALSAVLGWLLGGIAFGAQTFTTNVISLRVSPSDLIGALGLALLVGALGGLGPAWRAARLRPIEALRKA from the coding sequence ATGACGGCGGGAGTCATCGCGCTGGTCGTCGTCGCGTCGACCCTTTTTCTTGGATTGATCTCGAGTCTGAAGCGTACGCTGGTCGTCAGCGGCCATCCGCTGAACCTCGTCGTGATGCGCAAGGGCTCCGACAACGACGGCTCGAGCCAGCTCTCGCTCGAGGTCTATCAGGCGATCCGCTTCCTCGACGGCATCGCGCGCGACGAGAACGACCAGCCGCTGGTGTCGCCGGAGCTCGTCGTGCAGCCGTTCCTGCGCACGCGCGACGGCGGACGCGAGAACGTGCTCGCGCGCGGCGTCGAGCCGATGGCGCTCAAGGTGCACGACAAGGTCAAGATCATCGCCGGGCGCATGCTCAACCCGAGCTCCGGCGAGGCGATCGTCGGCGTCGGCGTCGCGAGTCGCTACGCCGGCGCGGAGCTCGGCAACGAGCTCGTCTTCGGTCGCGGCCGCTGGAAGGTGGTCGGGATCTTCGAGGCCGACGGCTCGTCGTTCGAGAGCGAGGTGTGGGTCGACGTGCGCGAGCTCGCGAACGACGCGAAGCGCCCGTTCCCCTACTCCGGCATCCGGCTGCGGGCGGCGAGCCCCGCCGACCTCGAGCGGCTCGAGAAGCGCATCGACGACGACCCGCGCTACGCGATCGAGGCCGAGCTCGAGACCGACTACTACGCGAAGCAGTCGGAGTCGGCGAACTCGCTCTACATCCTGGTGATCGGCATCGCGGTGCTGGCCGGCATCGGCGCCGGGTTCGGCGCGGCCAACACCATGTACGCGGCGGTCCAGGCGCGCACCGCGGAGATCGGTACGCTGCGCGCGCTCGGCTTCTCGCGCGGCTCGATCCTGCTCGCGTTCCAGCTGGAGGCGATCTGTCTCGCGCTGCTCGGCTTCCTGCTCGGCGCGGGGCTCGCGCTCGCGCTGTCGGCCGTCCTCGGCTGGCTGCTCGGTGGCATCGCCTTCGGCGCGCAAACCTTCACCACCAACGTGATCTCCTTGCGCGTTTCGCCGTCAGATCTGATAGGAGCGCTCGGCCTCGCTCTGCTGGTCGGCGCCCTGGGCGGGTTGGGCCCCGCCTGGCGCGCCGCGCGGCTACGGCCGATCGAGGCGCTGCGCAAGGCTTGA
- a CDS encoding efflux RND transporter periplasmic adaptor subunit: MAQSEREERLRADLASLRIEREPRAKPAASGRRQRSPWRNRAIVAALVLVALIVAWRLVRGNAVEVSVAYATAIDAGKVEPAPLLSGSGYIVTGDRYVSIGVRVPGRIERYFIEEGESVKKGDPLVQLDDRDYRAALDRAQASLELARANAELADAELRRGRELRKNGVISEQEFDILENKADVARASIAQLEAEVEAARVNLEYTTLRAPTDGVVLAKLKEVGEIAVPGGFAGSGDLVRIANLTDIRAEVDVNEADLDRVKMGGLARVTPDAYPNRNYAARVVKLYPQVDRQKGTLKIEVKLENPDDKLLPDMSVRVTFLADPPAPGEETGKTVLVPAGALQRDNDGTYVWVVRDGRVARVDVVTAGDVGDRVRIASGLAGGEAVVVGDVALKEGQRVSTPERG; the protein is encoded by the coding sequence ATGGCCCAGAGCGAACGCGAGGAGCGCCTGCGAGCAGACCTGGCATCGCTGCGCATCGAGCGCGAGCCACGCGCGAAGCCAGCCGCGTCCGGGCGGCGCCAGCGCAGCCCGTGGCGCAACCGCGCGATCGTCGCCGCGCTCGTGCTCGTGGCGCTGATCGTCGCGTGGCGGCTCGTGCGGGGGAACGCGGTCGAGGTCTCGGTCGCGTACGCGACCGCGATCGACGCCGGCAAGGTCGAGCCGGCGCCGCTGCTCTCGGGCTCGGGCTACATCGTCACCGGCGACCGCTACGTCTCGATCGGCGTGCGCGTCCCGGGTCGCATCGAGCGCTACTTCATCGAGGAGGGCGAGAGCGTCAAGAAGGGCGACCCGCTCGTCCAGCTCGACGACCGCGACTATCGCGCCGCGCTCGACCGCGCGCAGGCGAGTCTCGAGCTCGCGCGGGCGAACGCCGAGCTCGCCGACGCCGAGCTCCGCCGTGGCCGCGAGCTGCGCAAGAACGGCGTCATCTCCGAGCAGGAGTTCGACATCCTCGAGAACAAGGCCGACGTGGCGCGCGCGTCCATCGCGCAGCTGGAGGCCGAGGTCGAGGCGGCGCGCGTCAACCTCGAGTACACGACGCTGCGGGCGCCGACCGACGGCGTCGTGCTCGCCAAGCTGAAGGAGGTCGGTGAGATCGCGGTTCCGGGCGGCTTCGCCGGCTCGGGCGATTTGGTCCGCATCGCGAACCTGACCGACATCCGCGCCGAGGTGGACGTCAACGAGGCGGACCTCGACCGCGTCAAGATGGGCGGGCTCGCGCGCGTCACGCCCGACGCCTATCCGAACCGCAACTACGCGGCGCGCGTCGTCAAGTTGTATCCGCAGGTCGACCGCCAGAAGGGCACGCTCAAGATCGAGGTCAAGCTCGAAAATCCAGACGACAAGCTGCTGCCCGACATGAGCGTGCGCGTCACCTTCCTCGCGGATCCGCCGGCGCCCGGGGAGGAGACCGGGAAGACGGTCCTGGTGCCCGCCGGCGCGCTGCAGCGCGACAACGACGGCACGTACGTCTGGGTCGTGCGCGACGGCCGGGTCGCGCGCGTCGACGTCGTGACGGCGGGCGACGTCGGCGACCGCGTGCGGATCGCGTCGGGGCTCGCGGGCGGCGAGGCGGTGGTGGTGGGCGACGTCGCGCTGAAAGAGGGTCAGCGCGTGTCGACGCCCGAGCGCGGCTGA
- a CDS encoding lysophospholipid acyltransferase family protein encodes MQQLRIPASELGEEWVTPIGAADASELRVFVNRIIYRGMLFSMGTIAVGLHQLSPEIAWSFAKLSARNLAFATGVDVKVVGAENLPKEPSIITPNHASHFDIAALLGYLPGHNRFAAKKELFKEPVLGMVMRTLGMVPIDREDPAESIAMLEKIAAKGMGEFSLIMFPEGTRSRTGRMGPFKNGAFTLAIKSGRPIVPIAIHGTSSIMPPGKYLSILPGTVVLEVLEPIWTEGLTYEDRIALRDMTATRIAERLAAAQDAD; translated from the coding sequence GTGCAGCAGCTACGCATCCCGGCGAGCGAGCTCGGAGAGGAGTGGGTCACGCCCATCGGCGCGGCGGACGCGTCCGAGCTCCGCGTGTTCGTCAATCGCATCATTTACCGCGGCATGCTGTTCTCGATGGGCACGATCGCGGTCGGCCTGCACCAGTTGAGCCCGGAGATCGCATGGAGTTTCGCCAAGCTCTCCGCGCGCAACCTGGCGTTCGCGACCGGCGTCGACGTCAAGGTGGTCGGCGCCGAGAACTTGCCCAAGGAGCCGAGCATCATCACGCCCAACCATGCGAGCCACTTCGACATCGCCGCGTTGCTCGGCTACCTGCCGGGCCACAACCGGTTCGCGGCGAAGAAGGAGCTGTTCAAGGAGCCGGTGCTCGGCATGGTCATGCGGACGCTCGGCATGGTCCCGATCGACCGCGAGGACCCCGCCGAGTCGATCGCGATGCTCGAGAAGATCGCGGCGAAGGGTATGGGCGAGTTCTCGCTCATCATGTTCCCCGAGGGGACGCGCTCGCGCACCGGCCGCATGGGGCCGTTCAAGAACGGCGCGTTCACGCTCGCGATCAAGAGCGGCCGGCCGATCGTGCCGATCGCGATCCACGGCACGTCGAGCATCATGCCGCCGGGCAAGTACCTCTCGATCCTGCCCGGCACGGTGGTGCTCGAGGTGCTCGAGCCGATCTGGACCGAGGGCCTCACCTACGAGGATCGCATCGCGCTGCGCGACATGACCGCGACGCGCATCGCGGAGCGGCTGGCGGCAGCGCAGGACGCGGACTGA
- a CDS encoding ABC transporter permease — MKYAHLVWKNLWRNKLRTAMTGGAIMLAVVLVCLLLTMPAGLDAMLNQFASNTRLTVHNKAGIVYSMPYSFTRKVRQIDGVAAAVAWVWFGGAFEEDGKVTFPNFAVEVEHIGEVFPDYPIAPEQLEDFKRYRDGAIVGRQVMQKYGWKIGDRVTLKSTVWPVDLDFRIVGIIDNDRAPHFWFNREYLDQALREKGAGGLGIAGTIWVRVHDPRDVNEVMRKADEMSRNSEAETASETEKSFFSNFFGSLQGLVTIILLVTGLVSLCIVFIAANTASMGVRERSGELAVMKAIGFPRRVIFTTLLAEASLLSTVAGVLGVGIAIGLTRLLAAAAGWDDTLGPLGNFIITPFVIVQGLFLSLFVGILAGVVPAFGAARKPVVESLHEVF; from the coding sequence GTGAAGTACGCGCACCTGGTCTGGAAGAACCTGTGGCGCAACAAGCTGCGCACCGCGATGACCGGCGGGGCGATCATGCTCGCGGTCGTGCTCGTTTGTTTGCTCTTGACGATGCCCGCCGGGCTCGACGCGATGCTCAACCAGTTCGCGAGCAACACGCGCCTCACGGTGCACAACAAGGCGGGCATCGTGTACTCGATGCCCTACTCCTTCACGCGCAAGGTGCGGCAGATCGACGGCGTCGCGGCGGCGGTCGCGTGGGTCTGGTTCGGAGGCGCCTTCGAAGAGGACGGCAAGGTCACCTTCCCGAACTTCGCGGTCGAGGTCGAGCACATCGGCGAGGTGTTCCCGGACTACCCGATCGCGCCGGAGCAGCTCGAGGACTTCAAGCGCTACCGCGACGGTGCGATCGTCGGCCGCCAGGTGATGCAGAAGTACGGCTGGAAGATCGGCGATCGGGTGACGCTGAAGAGCACGGTGTGGCCCGTCGACCTCGACTTCCGCATCGTCGGGATCATCGACAACGACCGCGCGCCGCACTTCTGGTTCAACCGCGAGTACCTCGACCAGGCGCTGCGCGAGAAGGGCGCCGGCGGGCTCGGCATCGCCGGCACCATCTGGGTGCGCGTCCACGACCCGCGCGACGTCAACGAGGTGATGCGCAAGGCCGACGAGATGTCGCGCAACAGCGAAGCGGAGACCGCCTCGGAGACCGAGAAGAGCTTCTTCTCGAACTTCTTCGGCTCGCTGCAGGGCTTGGTGACGATCATCCTGCTGGTCACGGGGCTCGTCTCGCTGTGCATCGTCTTCATCGCCGCCAACACCGCGTCGATGGGCGTGCGCGAGCGCTCCGGTGAGCTCGCGGTGATGAAGGCGATCGGCTTCCCGCGCCGCGTGATCTTCACGACGCTGCTCGCCGAGGCGTCCTTGCTGTCGACCGTCGCGGGCGTGCTCGGCGTCGGCATCGCGATCGGGCTCACCCGGCTGCTCGCCGCCGCCGCGGGCTGGGACGACACGCTCGGGCCGCTCGGCAACTTCATCATCACGCCGTTCGTGATCGTGCAGGGTCTCTTCCTGTCGCTCTTCGTCGGGATCCTGGCGGGCGTCGTACCGGCGTTCGGCGCGGCGCGGAAGCCGGTCGTCGAGTCGTTGCACGAAGTCTTCTGA
- a CDS encoding ABC transporter ATP-binding protein: MESPADPVHPPLIEIRNVSRRYLRGVDEVHALENVSLTIPAGRFVAFMGPSGSGKSTLMNLVSGIDRPSEGEVIVAGQSLGELTEDELADWRARHVGLIFQFFNLIPVLNALENVALPLLLTDLPKAERLRRAETALRVVGLADRLRHYPRTLSGGEQQRVAIARAIVTDPDLIVADEPTGDLDARNAEAILELLRELKNEFGKTIVMVTHDPRALRFVDHAFHLDKGILLEGEEAERADRAVQLAAGGHLISAAGGAS; the protein is encoded by the coding sequence ATGGAATCCCCGGCGGATCCTGTCCATCCTCCGCTGATCGAGATCCGCAACGTCTCGCGCCGCTACCTGCGCGGCGTCGACGAGGTGCACGCGCTCGAGAACGTCTCGCTGACGATCCCGGCGGGACGCTTCGTCGCGTTCATGGGACCTTCGGGCTCCGGCAAGTCGACGCTCATGAATCTCGTTTCGGGCATCGACCGCCCGAGCGAGGGCGAGGTGATCGTCGCGGGGCAGTCGCTCGGCGAGCTCACCGAGGACGAGCTCGCCGACTGGCGGGCGCGCCACGTCGGGCTGATCTTCCAGTTCTTCAACCTGATCCCGGTCCTGAACGCGCTCGAGAACGTCGCGCTGCCGCTGCTGCTCACGGATCTCCCGAAGGCCGAGCGCTTGCGTCGCGCCGAGACCGCGCTGCGCGTGGTCGGTCTCGCCGATCGGCTGCGGCACTACCCGCGCACGCTGTCGGGCGGTGAGCAGCAGCGCGTCGCGATCGCGCGCGCGATCGTCACCGACCCGGATCTGATCGTCGCCGACGAGCCGACGGGCGACCTCGACGCGCGCAACGCCGAGGCCATCCTCGAGCTCCTGCGCGAGCTCAAGAACGAGTTCGGCAAGACGATCGTGATGGTGACGCACGATCCGCGCGCGCTGCGCTTCGTCGACCACGCCTTCCACCTCGACAAGGGCATCCTGCTCGAGGGCGAGGAGGCGGAGCGCGCCGATCGCGCGGTGCAGCTGGCGGCCGGCGGACACCTCATCTCCGCCGCCGGAGGCGCCTCGTGA
- a CDS encoding glycosyltransferase family 2 protein yields MAVDRGHLRRVDGGQAGTRGARSGAVRGATARGASGPARAGAYRLAALIPAYDVEATIADVVRGAAEHCDAVLVVDDGSHDRTAEVARAAGAEVVRHDTNRGKGAALRSGLVRLLAEGYTHAFSLDGDGQHLADQMPLLIAESRAHPAAIVLGARKLSPDQEVARINRFGNEFANWWVSLAAGREFRDTQSGFRIYPIRATLELGVRAERYAFESEVLILAGRRGVDVVTREVAVYYPPPDERVSHYAPWADTCRIIFTVVPFLIGLRS; encoded by the coding sequence TTGGCGGTCGACCGCGGGCACCTGAGGCGCGTCGACGGCGGCCAGGCCGGTACGCGTGGCGCGCGCAGCGGAGCGGTGCGCGGCGCGACCGCACGTGGCGCGAGCGGCCCGGCGCGCGCCGGAGCGTACCGGCTCGCGGCGCTGATCCCCGCGTACGACGTCGAGGCGACGATCGCGGACGTCGTCCGCGGCGCGGCCGAGCACTGCGACGCCGTGCTCGTCGTCGACGACGGCTCGCACGACCGCACCGCGGAGGTCGCACGCGCCGCCGGCGCCGAGGTCGTCCGGCACGACACCAACCGCGGCAAGGGCGCTGCGCTGCGCAGCGGCCTCGTGCGTCTCCTCGCCGAGGGCTACACCCACGCCTTCTCGCTCGACGGCGACGGTCAGCACCTCGCCGACCAGATGCCGCTCTTGATCGCGGAGTCGCGCGCGCATCCCGCCGCCATCGTGCTCGGCGCGCGAAAGCTTTCTCCCGATCAGGAGGTCGCGCGCATCAACCGGTTCGGCAACGAGTTCGCGAACTGGTGGGTGTCGCTCGCCGCGGGGCGCGAGTTCCGCGACACGCAGTCGGGCTTTCGCATCTACCCGATCCGCGCGACGCTCGAGCTCGGCGTGCGCGCCGAGCGCTACGCGTTCGAGAGCGAGGTGCTGATCCTCGCCGGGCGCCGCGGCGTCGACGTCGTGACGCGCGAGGTGGCGGTGTACTACCCGCCGCCCGACGAGCGGGTCAGCCACTATGCGCCGTGGGCCGACACGTGCCGGATCATCTTCACGGTCGTGCCGTTCCTGATCGGGCTGCGCAGCTGA
- a CDS encoding glucose 1-dehydrogenase, whose protein sequence is MVILDRFRLDGKVALITGAGRGIGQAIARAFAECGADVVCAARSRDEIEATAERARAFGRRALAVTCDVNERPQLENLVAETLREMGRVDVLVNNAGGWPPRPVLQTSERYFEQALRFNVTSAFLLSRFVLPHMLEGDGGAIVNVSSAAGRLPMSGFVAYGTAKAALSFMTKELAIELAPKVRVNAIAVGSVETSALTPFLNDELRAKMESLTPMRRLGTVEDIALAALYLASPAGSYLTGKVLEVDGGLLTTNWPY, encoded by the coding sequence ATCGTGATCCTCGACCGCTTTCGTCTCGACGGCAAGGTCGCCCTGATCACCGGGGCGGGACGCGGCATCGGCCAGGCGATCGCCCGCGCCTTCGCCGAGTGTGGCGCCGACGTGGTGTGCGCCGCGCGCTCGCGCGACGAGATCGAAGCGACGGCCGAGCGCGCCCGCGCCTTCGGTCGTCGCGCCCTCGCGGTGACGTGCGACGTCAACGAGCGTCCGCAGCTCGAGAACCTCGTCGCGGAGACGCTGCGCGAGATGGGCCGCGTCGACGTGCTGGTCAACAACGCGGGCGGCTGGCCGCCGCGCCCAGTGCTGCAGACCAGCGAGCGCTACTTCGAGCAAGCGCTGCGCTTCAACGTCACCTCCGCGTTCCTGCTGAGCCGCTTCGTTTTGCCGCACATGCTCGAGGGCGACGGCGGCGCGATCGTCAACGTCTCGTCCGCCGCGGGACGTCTGCCGATGTCGGGCTTCGTCGCCTACGGCACGGCGAAGGCGGCGCTGTCGTTCATGACCAAGGAGCTCGCGATCGAACTCGCGCCGAAGGTGCGCGTGAACGCGATCGCGGTCGGTTCGGTCGAGACGTCCGCGCTCACGCCGTTTCTCAACGACGAGCTGCGCGCCAAGATGGAGTCGCTGACGCCGATGCGGCGTCTCGGCACCGTCGAGGACATCGCGCTCGCGGCGCTCTACCTCGCGTCTCCCGCCGGCAGCTACTTGACGGGCAAGGTGCTCGAGGTGGACGGCGGTCTGCTGACGACGAACTGGCCGTACTGA
- a CDS encoding DMT family transporter yields MTLATAGWAAAFILGKIALAGMTPLALGAWRYVVAVLALLPFVVRSSGAGAVTSAGLRAAALPLLVMVVVGGVAYPWLFLEALARTSATNTSLLIALNPVVTLLLSPLVGETLGARRVAGGLLAFAGAVIVISRGDLGELLALRIDAGDLLALVAAACWATFNLASRLVVERIPPSTVNLAVFTSGAVALYVLGLDEDPLGQLTAASPEILATIVAMGLISSVMSGQLFLWGVRAAGIGRAVVFIYLVPVMTAALSVALLGEALSAAQVAGGAAVVTGLLLTTRAADR; encoded by the coding sequence TTGACGCTTGCAACCGCCGGCTGGGCCGCGGCGTTCATCCTCGGCAAGATTGCGCTTGCCGGCATGACGCCGCTCGCGCTCGGCGCGTGGCGCTACGTCGTCGCGGTGCTCGCGCTGCTGCCGTTCGTCGTGCGCTCGAGCGGCGCCGGCGCCGTGACCAGTGCGGGTCTGCGCGCGGCCGCGCTGCCGCTGCTGGTGATGGTCGTCGTCGGAGGCGTCGCCTATCCGTGGCTCTTCCTCGAGGCGCTCGCGCGCACGAGCGCGACCAACACCTCGCTGCTGATCGCGCTCAATCCGGTCGTGACGCTGCTGCTCTCGCCGCTGGTCGGCGAGACGCTCGGCGCTCGGCGCGTCGCCGGCGGACTGCTCGCGTTCGCGGGCGCGGTCATCGTGATCAGCCGCGGCGACCTGGGTGAGCTGCTCGCGCTGCGGATCGACGCCGGCGACCTGCTCGCCCTCGTGGCGGCGGCGTGCTGGGCGACGTTCAACCTCGCCTCGCGGCTGGTGGTCGAGCGGATCCCGCCGTCGACGGTCAACCTCGCGGTGTTCACCAGCGGCGCGGTGGCGCTGTACGTCCTCGGCCTCGACGAGGACCCGCTCGGACAGCTCACCGCGGCGTCGCCCGAGATCCTTGCGACCATCGTCGCGATGGGTTTGATCTCGTCCGTCATGTCGGGGCAGCTCTTTCTCTGGGGCGTGCGCGCGGCCGGCATCGGCCGGGCGGTGGTGTTCATCTACCTGGTGCCCGTGATGACGGCGGCGCTGTCGGTCGCGCTGCTCGGCGAGGCTCTGAGCGCGGCGCAGGTCGCGGGCGGCGCCGCGGTGGTGACAGGTCTTTTGCTGACGACCCGCGCCGCGGATCGCTAG